A window of Lepus europaeus isolate LE1 chromosome 11, mLepTim1.pri, whole genome shotgun sequence contains these coding sequences:
- the EDDM3B gene encoding epididymal secretory protein E3-beta: protein MASSPKLWIILLSSVCLPCRLLVHSKDFSWKEFMERHYLSPNREFSTYTCDVLMKQKEAPKDKNPHIFIYIPWYKIEHICVKSTWNDRYRNVYVWTQNTLKVLKCNHEKSENVYKESRGYNHIQFHCNMDGYVDSIESLNLTEPILY, encoded by the coding sequence ATGGCATCCTCTCCAAAGCTCTGGATCATTCTCTTGTCCTCGGTGTGCCTCCCATGCAGGCTGCTTGTACACAGCAAGGATTTTTCATGGAAGGAATTCATGGAGCGGCACTACCTAAGTCCAAACAGAGAATTCAGCACATACACTTGTGATGTCCTCATGAAGCAGAAAGAAGCTCCAAAAGACAAGAACCCCCACATATTCATTTATATCCCATGGTACAAAATAGAGCATATATGTGTTAAGAGCACTTGGAATGATCGCTACAGAAATGTGTATGTATGGACCCAGAATACCCTCAAAGTACTCAAGTGTAATcatgagaaatctgaaaatgtctaCAAAGAGAGTAGGGGTTACAATCACATTCAATTCCATTGTAACATGGATGGATATGTTGATAGCATAGAAAGCTTAAACTTAACAGAACCTATCCTCTATTAG